The Streptomyces tendae DNA segment GGCCGAGGTGGGCGACCGGGTGGACGTCGTACTTCTCGCGCCATTCCTCCAGGGCCTTGCGCTGCTGGGCGACGGGCCCGGCCAGCCAGCTGCCGGCGTCGTTCTCCGGCAGGACGCGGTTGGCGATCACGGCGTCCAGGCGCAGTCCGCGCAGGGCGACGCCCAGAGCGGCGGTGCGCAGGGCGTCGGCGCCCGCCGGGCCGGGTTCGGCGACCAGGCGTACGGCGGTGCCGTGGTCGGCGAGGAGGGCCTCGACGGCGGCGAGCTGCAGGTCGAGGCGGGCGGCCGTCTCGTAGATCCACTCGGCGGGCATCGGGACGCCGGCGAGCCGGCCCAGCACCGGGCGCAGGGCGCGGGCGGCCTGCCGTTCGGACGGCAGGAGGCGGCGCAGCGCGCGGCGCAGTTCGTCGGGGAGGGCGAGCAGCGAGACCGCCCGGGGGGTGGCGGGGAGGTCGACGACGAGGAGGTCGTAGGACTCCTCGTCGCGTGCGGCGTCCCGCAGGGCCCGCAGGACGGCGAGTTCCTCGGCGCCGGGCGGCGGGCTGGTCTCCTCGGGGACCAGCCGGGAGGCGCCGAGCAGGTCCATGGCGCCGCCCGCGCGGTCCTGAAGGGCGGTGAGGTCGGCCCGGAAGCCCGCGTCGGGGTCGGTCCGGCGCACGGTGAGTCCCGGTACGTCCCGGTCGCCGAGGACCGGTCCGAGGGTGTCCGTGCGGTCGGTGCCGAGCAGCAGGGTGCGGGCGCCTGAGCGGGCGGCGGCGAGCGCGGTGGCGGCCGCGGTCGTGGTGCGTCCGCTGCCGCCGGGGCCCGTGATCAGGAGGGTGCGCATGGGGGTGAACGGTAACGGACGCCGGGCGGGGGCGGGTTCCGCGTGCCCGCGCTCGCGGGGTGCCTCCGCCGTCGCCCGCCCGTGCCGCCCCCGGCGGCTACGGGTGGGACTCGACGCGCTTCTTCAGGCCCGCGAGGGCGCGGTCGATGATGACCTTCTCGGCCTTGCGCTTGATCATGCCGAGCATGGGGATCTTGACGTCGACGGTCAGCCGGTAGGTGACCTCGGTGCCCGCGCCCGCCGGGGTGAGGACGTAGGAGCCGTCGAGGGAGCGCAGCATCTGCGACTTCACCAGCGTCCAGGAGACCTCGTGCGGGCCGCTCCAGGTGTACGCCAGGGTCTGGTCGTCCTTGATCGCGCCGGCGTCCATGACCAGGCGCACCTGCTCGGCGCGGCCCTCGGCGTCGGTCCTGAGGACCTCCGCCTCCTTCACCTCACCCGTCCAGTCGGGATAGCGGGCGAAGTCGGCGATCACCCCCATCACGTCGGCCGGTGCCGCCTCGATGGTGATGCTCGAGCTGGTGTGTTCCGCCATCGCCGTGGCTCCTCCAGATGCGGGCCGGTAGGTCGTCCTCGCCGTGCGCGCGGACACGCGGCGCACAGGCGTGCAGCGAAGGCTACCGCGCACCGCGGCGGCCGATCTCACCCGACCTGGGGCGACCGCCTCCGGCCGGTCCTCAGAACTCCAGCGCCCAGGGCCGTCCGGTGCTCGCGAAGTGCCCCACGTTCACGCATTCGGTGGCGCCGATCCGCATCCGCCGCACCAGCGGCTGGTGGACGTGGCCGAACAGCGAGTAGCGGGGGCGGGTGCGGCGTATCGCGTCGAGCAGGGCCGTGCTGCCGCGTTCGAAGCGGCGGGCGACGGTGTCGTAGACCAGTTCCGGGACCTCCGGCGGGATGTGCGTGCACAGCACGTCGACCTCGCCGACGGCCTCGATCTTCGCCGCGTACTCCTCGTCGTCGATCTCGTACGGCGTGCGCATCGGGGTGCGCAGGCCGCCGCCGACGAAGCCGAAGGTCCAGCCGCCGATCTCCACCCGCTGCCCGTCGAGCACGGTGGTGCCGGGGGCCGCGTACTCCCCCCAAAGGGGCGGCACGTCGACGTTGCCGTAGGTGGCGTACGTCGGGGTGGGGAAGGCGGCGAACAGCTCGGCGTACTGCTTGCGCACCGCCGTCTCGATCGCCGTGGCGCGGTCGACGCCGATGCCGGCCCACAGGCCGCGCTGGAACTCGCGCGCCTCCTCGAAGCGCCGCGCGGTGCGCAGCTCCACGATCCGGTGGGCGTTCTCCGCGCCGAACAGGTCGGGGAAGATGCCGCGCGAATGGTCCGCGTAGTCGAGGAAGAGGACCAGGTCACCGAGGCAGACCAGGGCGTCGGCGCCGTCCTTGGCGCGGGCCAGGCCGCTCGCGTTGCCGTGTACGTCGCTGACCACGTGGACGCGGGTGCGCCGGTCTCCGCCGGGTGTGGGTGCCATGGTGATCAAGCGTAATCCTGTGGGGCATACGTGAACAATGGTGGGCCTACCTGCGGTTACTGGCTCGCCGCTTCGGCCGTGGACTACTGTGCGCAATGAAACACCAACCTGTGTGACGCAGCGAACATCTGACAGGGCCCCCCTGTCGTGACAGCCATACCGGCGGGTAACGTCCGGGCAGTCCAGTCGTGCTCGGGATTTCAACCAGTGAATTCGCGAGCACCCGCCCGAGCCTTGGACCGCACCGTCGCATCGCACAACGTCGTGGCGCCGGCGCCCTAAGAGGAGCAGCAGTCTTGCGCGAGTTCAGCCTTCCGGCCCTGTACGAGGTCCCCGCGGACGGCAATCTGACCGACATCGTCCGCCGAAACGCCGCGCAGCATCCTGATGTCGCCGTCATGGCCCGCAAGGTCGGCGGAGTGTGGCAGGACGTGACGGCCACCACCTTCCTCGCGGAGGTGCGGACCGCCGCCAAGGGCCTGATCGCCGCGGGTGTGCAGCCCGGCGACCGGGTCGCCCTGATGTCCCGGACCCGTTACGAGTGGACCCTGCTGGACTTCGCGATCTGGAGCGCGGGCGCGGTCACCGTGCCGGTGTACGAGACCAGCTCGGCGGAGCAGGTGGCGTGGATCCTCGGCGACTCGGGCGCCACCGCCTGCCTCGTGGAGCTCGACACCCACACGGCGACCGTGGAGTCGGTGCGCGACCGGCTGCCCGCGCTGAAGCACGTGTGGCAGATCGAGGGCGGCGGCCTGGAGGAGCTGGGCCGCCTCGGCGCGGACGTCGGCGACGAGACGGTCGAGGAGCGCTGCTCGGTCGCCAAGGCCGACGACCCGGCGACCATCGTCTACACCTCCGGCACCACCGGCCGCCCCAAGGGCTGCGTGCTGACCCACCGCAGCTTCTTCGCCGAGTGCGGCAACATCGTGGAACGGCTGCGTCCGCTGTTCCGCACCGGTGAGTGCTCGGTGCTGCTGTTCCTGCCGCTCGCGCACGTCTTCGGCCGGCTGGTGCAGATCGCGCCCATGATGGCGCCGATCAAGCTGGGCTGCGTGCCCGACATCAAGAACCTCACCGACGAGCTGGCCGCCTTCCGGCCCACGCTGATCCTCGGTGTGCCGCGGGTGTTCGAGAAGGTCTACAACTCGGCGCGCGCCAAGGCGCAGGGCGAGGGCAAGGGCAAGATCTTCGACAAGGCCGCGGACACCGCGATCGCCTGGAGCCAGGCCCTGGACACCCCGTCGGGTCCGTCGTTCGGCCTGAAGGTCAGGCACAAGGTCTTCGACAAGCTGGTCTACGGCAAGCTCCGCGCGGTGCTGGGCGGACGCGGCGAGTACGCCATCTCCGGGGGCGCCCCGCTGGGCGAGCGCCTCGGCCACTTCTTCCGCGGCATCGGCTTCAGCGTGCTGGAGGGCTACGGCCTGACCGAGTCCTGCGCGGCCACCGCCTTCAACCCGTGGGACCGGCAGAAGATCGGCACGGTCGGCCAGCCACTGCCCGGCTCGGTCGTGCGCATAGCGGACGACGGTGAGGTACTGCTGCACGGCGAGCACCTGTTCAAGGAGTACTGGAACAACCCGGCCGCGACCGCCGAGGCGCTCGCCGACGGCTGGTTCCACACCGGGGACATCGGCACCCTGGACGAGGACGGCTACCTGCGGATCACCGGCCGGAAGAAGGAGATCCTGGTGACGGCCGGCGGCAAGAACGTCGCCCCGGCGGTCATCGAGGACCGCATCCGGGCGCACGCGCTGGTCGCGGAGTGCATGGTGGTCGGCGACGGACGGCCCTTCGTGGGCGCGCTGGTCACCATCGACGAGGAGTTCCTCGGGCGTTGGTGCGCGGAGCACGGCAAGCCGGCGGGGTCGACGGCGGCGTCGCTGAACCAGGACCCGGATCTGCTGGCGGCGATCCAGGCGGCCGTGGACGACGGGAACGCGGCGGTGTCGAAGGCGGAGTCGGTGCGGAAGTTCCGGATTCTTCCGGCGCAGTTCACCGAGGAGTCGGGGCACTTGACGCCTTCGCTGAAGCTGAAGCGGAATGTCGTGGCCAAGGACTACGCGCACGAGATCGAGGCGATCTACGCGAAGTAGCGCCAACGGGAGTGGGGATGTTCGCAGTTGGCGGGTGCCGGTTCGTGAGGGCTGGTCGCGCAGTTCCCCGCGCCCCTGAGGGGTGATCTCCGCCCGCCGTGCGAGTGCCGCGCCGTGAAGGCTGGTCGCGCAGTTCCCCGCGCCCCTTGAGCGAAAAAGCCGCCCTCTTCGAGGACGGCTTTCGCGTCACAGCAGGGTTTTGAGGTGGTCGGCCAGGAGGTCCCAGCGCCATTTCTGCTCGACCCATTCCCGGCCTCGGCGGCCCATGGCGCGGCGGAGTTCCTCGTCACCCAGGAGGGTGATGACGCGTTCCGCCGTCTCGTCGGCGGAACCGCCCCGGACGACCCAGCCGGTCTCGCCGTCGAGGACCGCGTCCGGGGCGCCGCCGGAGTCGCCGGCGACGACGGGCAGGCCGGTCGCGGACGCCTCCAGGTAGACGATGCCGAGGCCCTCGACGTCCAGGCCGCCGCGCCGGGTCCGGCAGGGCATCGCGAAGACGTCCCCCGCGCCGTAGTGGGCGGGCAGTTCGGACCAGGGGACGGAGCCGGTGAAGCGGACGGAGGCGGCGACGCCGGTGTCCGCGGCGAGCCGGCGCAGGTCCTTCTCGTAGGGACCGCCGCCGACGATCAGCAGCACCGCGTCCGGCTCGGCGGCGAGGATCGCGGGCATCGCCCGGATCAGCGTGTCCTGGCCCTTGCGCGGCACCAGCCGGGAGACGCACACCACCACCGGCCGGCCGGCCAGTCCGAGGCGGGCACGCACCTCGTCGCCGCCCGAGCCCGGGTGGAAGGTCTTCTCGTCGACGCCGGGCGGCAGTTGCACCATCCGCGCGGCCGCCTCGGGGGTGAGCGCGCCGGCGACGCGGGACCGGGTGTACTCGCCGAGGTAGGTGA contains these protein-coding regions:
- a CDS encoding SRPBCC family protein — translated: MAEHTSSSITIEAAPADVMGVIADFARYPDWTGEVKEAEVLRTDAEGRAEQVRLVMDAGAIKDDQTLAYTWSGPHEVSWTLVKSQMLRSLDGSYVLTPAGAGTEVTYRLTVDVKIPMLGMIKRKAEKVIIDRALAGLKKRVESHP
- a CDS encoding ArsA family ATPase yields the protein MRTLLITGPGGSGRTTTAAATALAAARSGARTLLLGTDRTDTLGPVLGDRDVPGLTVRRTDPDAGFRADLTALQDRAGGAMDLLGASRLVPEETSPPPGAEELAVLRALRDAARDEESYDLLVVDLPATPRAVSLLALPDELRRALRRLLPSERQAARALRPVLGRLAGVPMPAEWIYETAARLDLQLAAVEALLADHGTAVRLVAEPGPAGADALRTAALGVALRGLRLDAVIANRVLPENDAGSWLAGPVAQQRKALEEWREKYDVHPVAHLGRDPRGADDLAVLAVPAVPAAPTATGAPEWPVTDRLAEDGVLVWHLPLPGARRDALDLVRRGDELVVTAEPFRRVVPLPSALRRCTVDGAALREGELRVRFRPDPGLWPRTR
- a CDS encoding AMP-dependent synthetase/ligase, with product MREFSLPALYEVPADGNLTDIVRRNAAQHPDVAVMARKVGGVWQDVTATTFLAEVRTAAKGLIAAGVQPGDRVALMSRTRYEWTLLDFAIWSAGAVTVPVYETSSAEQVAWILGDSGATACLVELDTHTATVESVRDRLPALKHVWQIEGGGLEELGRLGADVGDETVEERCSVAKADDPATIVYTSGTTGRPKGCVLTHRSFFAECGNIVERLRPLFRTGECSVLLFLPLAHVFGRLVQIAPMMAPIKLGCVPDIKNLTDELAAFRPTLILGVPRVFEKVYNSARAKAQGEGKGKIFDKAADTAIAWSQALDTPSGPSFGLKVRHKVFDKLVYGKLRAVLGGRGEYAISGGAPLGERLGHFFRGIGFSVLEGYGLTESCAATAFNPWDRQKIGTVGQPLPGSVVRIADDGEVLLHGEHLFKEYWNNPAATAEALADGWFHTGDIGTLDEDGYLRITGRKKEILVTAGGKNVAPAVIEDRIRAHALVAECMVVGDGRPFVGALVTIDEEFLGRWCAEHGKPAGSTAASLNQDPDLLAAIQAAVDDGNAAVSKAESVRKFRILPAQFTEESGHLTPSLKLKRNVVAKDYAHEIEAIYAK
- a CDS encoding glycosyltransferase family 4 protein, which gives rise to MHKTLIVTNDFPPRPGGIQAFLHNMALRLDPERLVVYASTWKRTREGIEATAAFDAEQPFTVVRDRTTMLLPTPAATRRAVGLLREHGCTSVWFGAAAPLGLMAPALRRAGAGRIVATTHGHEAGWAQLPAARQLLRRIGESTDTITYLGEYTRSRVAGALTPEAAARMVQLPPGVDEKTFHPGSGGDEVRARLGLAGRPVVVCVSRLVPRKGQDTLIRAMPAILAAEPDAVLLIVGGGPYEKDLRRLAADTGVAASVRFTGSVPWSELPAHYGAGDVFAMPCRTRRGGLDVEGLGIVYLEASATGLPVVAGDSGGAPDAVLDGETGWVVRGGSADETAERVITLLGDEELRRAMGRRGREWVEQKWRWDLLADHLKTLL
- a CDS encoding metallophosphoesterase family protein, which encodes MAPTPGGDRRTRVHVVSDVHGNASGLARAKDGADALVCLGDLVLFLDYADHSRGIFPDLFGAENAHRIVELRTARRFEEAREFQRGLWAGIGVDRATAIETAVRKQYAELFAAFPTPTYATYGNVDVPPLWGEYAAPGTTVLDGQRVEIGGWTFGFVGGGLRTPMRTPYEIDDEEYAAKIEAVGEVDVLCTHIPPEVPELVYDTVARRFERGSTALLDAIRRTRPRYSLFGHVHQPLVRRMRIGATECVNVGHFASTGRPWALEF